The nucleotide sequence TCACAAATTTACACTTCATTGAGCACATTGTTGGCAAATCATGAGAagattggtttatttttaaggCAGTATAAAAAAAGGCTTAAAATGATGGAGGgatcaaaagaaaattaaaaattatgctaCAAGTCCTcagtttaattaattctatATTCCAACCACTTATCGTTAATGAACTTGGAAGAGCTAACTAATGGCCGAATTACTCTATGTGAAGAGGCGACTTGGTGCTTTCTCGATTGTTCGGGCCTTGCCACAAATGACCTCAATGTTGACGAAAGAGCCCGCCCAACGAACGCGTGTAGGTTTTGCCACTATGCGTCGATCACAGTTCACTATTGGAGGCTTTAGTGAAGTGCCCAATCGCGTAGAGACGCGATCCGAAATAAAAAAGCCGCCGCACCAACTCATTAAACGCAGTAGCCCGTGCGAActcgcaacaacaaccaccgcgCGTCCTGTTTCGTCCTGAAAGGCTCGCGCGCTTCAAAATGACTTCGTTCAGTTCGGTATCCCAAGAGTTGAAGGAATCAGCCCGTGGTTCGTTCGAGGAGCGGGTGAACAATTTGCGAACCGCCTATCGGGACGTCCTGGAGCAAGGCTTCTTCCGGAATCTGCAGCATGATTGGCTACACCGGACGGCCGGCGCCGAGCCGGATCtccagccggcagcagcctcCGATGCAACACTCGACCCTGGAAGTGACGCATCCGGTAGCTTCATCGTGCTGAATGGCCGCAAATTTCCGTTGGCATTTTTCCGCAACAAAAATACCGCGGCGGaacagcaggaggaggagACGATAGTTCACGggccaacggaaacggacCGAACGGCACCAGCGGCGGCGAACGATGATTATGCCAATCCGTACGCGGTGCCCACACGCCGGGACCGGAATGTGAATAGAAGCCGCTTCCACACGGCACGGTCTCGGGCCTGGCAGGACGTGCCGGAACGGCTTCACGTCGCAGAGCTTCCGTTCGAGGCCGAACTCCTAGGCACGACGCGCCGGAAGCAGCACCCGTCACGGCTGGCCACCCAGCTCGATGCACACTATCGCAATGAACTGACGCACCGGTCGCGGATTCGCCGTTTTTTGCGTACCAGCGCCATCGCCGAGCTTCGCGAGTCCTGCCGTCGACGGCTGGAGTCGTTCTATCACCGCGAGTACATCCTGGCGCAGGCGGCCAAGCGTGAGCAGGAGGCCGAGTGCTACCGGCAGCTGGCGGAACGTTGCGCGGAGCTACGGCAGGCGATGGGCATCATCCGTCAGGAGCGCTTCAGTGCGACCATGCGAGTGCTGGACACGATGAAGCCATACTTTGAAACCTCGGCCCAGCTGGAGCGCCATCTACGCGGGCTCCGGCGAAGAATGACGAGCCTCTGGAACCACGTGGTACACCTGGAGAGTGTGTGGGTGCGCCGGTTAAAGCTCCAGAACTTCCAGTACCTCATCATGCCGAAGGAGTGGCGCGAGCGGTACGACTGGATCCACCAGGACGCGACCACCGGACGACTGGAAAGCTTCCCCGAGTCGATCGCCCGGCGCGATGTGGTGAACCTCCGCGACATCGCCGAAGGGAACGACATTTGGGCCGTGAAGCGGTTCTACGAGGAGCAGTACCTGGCCAAGGACAAACCGATCCACGCGGCGTTCCCGAGCAGCGGCGCGCTAATGGCCGGTGTGGCCGAGTTAAACACCAACTCCTTGACGCTCCTGTCCCGGCTGGACTTGATGAACTGGGTAAAGACCAACGCCGAAATGGAGTCGGCTGACGCGCAGCGGATGTTGGCGCAAAAGATACGCTCCATCCGGCGCTTCATCCAGGATACGGCCGAGCGGCGCCAGTTCCACCGGAAACGCTCGATCGAGCTGCGCCAACTGTTCCTCCAGCTTGCCGACGGCCCATTGAAGGATTGCGTCCAGAGTGAGCGCACCCGGGAGATTGAGTCCCTGGTAACGGTGGCCTACGGGAAACTGCTGCCCGCGGACCAGCGCCACACCGAGACCAGCGGTTCCGTGGCGCTTTCCGCCGGTGTCTGTTTCGGGTTCATTTTCGACATCGCCCTCCGTCTGCTGGCCGATTTCGACCGGCTGCCGGCGGATCGGAGTCGCCGGATTGAGCAACAGGTCCGCTTCCGGCGTCGGTTGCTCCTGAGGCAAGCTACCCGGGCTGCCGACGAGCAGCACCGAATCGGTCAACTGGCCGTGCAGTTGGGCCGCTCGTTAGCTCCACGCCCTCCGAAGCCGGACGGAAAGGTTAAACCGCGCCGATCGCGACTTCATCGAAAGGAAGTTCCGGTGATGGTCCCAAAACCCAAGGTGCCCAAGCTGGACGTCATCTTTCGGATGGCGTTTGGCGACGGAGCCACGATGACGCCGGACGAGCGGCGCCATTACGAAATCGACATGATCTACCAGAACTTCTGCTCCGTCCAGTTCGATCACTTCCTGCGCACGATTGGCTACGAACCGGACTACGAGCTGGTGAGCGAGGTGGAGCGCCGGGACGGTCCGGAGGAGTCATTCTTCCGCCAAACGGAGCTGATACCGACGGTGATGAAACGGTTGCGGCTCTGGCAGCAGATGCAGGCGCTGCTCCGCCAGCGACTGATCAAGAGGATCTCCCAAGACTTGCAGGCCGTGGGAGGAACCTAGGATCAACCACTTCTTGTGGACCTCGAAACCGTACGTTAGTCTTGTATATTGTTAGTCCATTGTTGCATTATTCGTCCATAAAATTACAAATAAATTACGTCCATAAattagtgtgttcaataagttcgtaccCTCGATAacatactaggctgtgtataaagttttgcgggtcgataccagagggcggTACTACGGGCCTAATTTTtgtatattggtacactcttcatatgaacgtatgtgaagtttcatttcaatcggccatttaattttttttttacaagccatttagtaacgacgtctcacagtattttttagaATGGTAAAAATCAGATACCGTGccgtgatttaatttttatttttgaaaggtttaaacgcaaaggagatttattaacgattttttaaagagtataaggactcttcgccttcaattagggggttaaaagaggggattctgagCTTAAACATGGTCGAAGTAGCGTTCAAGACGATCCTCGTCaaaaacgccaaaaaacagacacaacacctgaaatcgttggaaaaaatacaggatatcgtattggaaaatcgtcgaatcacttaaagagatttagtataaggcctagccatctcattgagcagtataagCAATCTTTTGAAGGAAGTATTGGGTTTCTGAAAGCTATTTGCAAAATGTGTACggcattcgctaaaaatggaacaaaaacgcattcgtatgcatctttcttgacagCATTTAGAGCCTattcgataggataaagtggattttgtgcgccgattcatcactgtggatgagacttgggtcaGGATCACTATGgtcctgaatcaaaacaagaggctaaagagccgtgtgaacctggttcttcggctccgaaacgagttcgtgtccagaaatcgtcCAAAAAGGTGTCGTCGAAGAAATCGTCgaataaatttcgattattgtttttcctttttagaccagctgaaagagaaaattcgtgaaaaaagacccggtttgcagaagagaaacatcctctttcatcagggcaatgcaccatgtcacaagagcattttggagatggcaaaaatccatgaattgaAGTTCAAATGGTTGAGGTATCgaccgtattcactagatttggctccTGGCGACTTCCAACTGTATTCAGACCAAAAGAAATCGTgagcggaaagcgtttttcatcaaatgatgacgtcataacagctgcggaaacgtattttgaagcccttaCAGTTTTTCGCTATAGGGATAGAATTTATGAATTGGAGTCTCTTCGGAACAAGTGTATCAGGAAGTCCatattgaataataaagtgtatc is from Anopheles cruzii unplaced genomic scaffold, idAnoCruzAS_RS32_06 scaffold00389_ctg1, whole genome shotgun sequence and encodes:
- the LOC128276053 gene encoding uncharacterized protein LOC128276053 — protein: MTSFSSVSQELKESARGSFEERVNNLRTAYRDVLEQGFFRNLQHDWLHRTAGAEPDLQPAAASDATLDPGSDASGSFIVLNGRKFPLAFFRNKNTAAEQQEEETIVHGPTETDRTAPAAANDDYANPYAVPTRRDRNVNRSRFHTARSRAWQDVPERLHVAELPFEAELLGTTRRKQHPSRLATQLDAHYRNELTHRSRIRRFLRTSAIAELRESCRRRLESFYHREYILAQAAKREQEAECYRQLAERCAELRQAMGIIRQERFSATMRVLDTMKPYFETSAQLERHLRGLRRRMTSLWNHVVHLESVWVRRLKLQNFQYLIMPKEWRERYDWIHQDATTGRLESFPESIARRDVVNLRDIAEGNDIWAVKRFYEEQYLAKDKPIHAAFPSSGALMAGVAELNTNSLTLLSRLDLMNWVKTNAEMESADAQRMLAQKIRSIRRFIQDTAERRQFHRKRSIELRQLFLQLADGPLKDCVQSERTREIESLVTVAYGKLLPADQRHTETSGSVALSAGVCFGFIFDIALRLLADFDRLPADRSRRIEQQVRFRRRLLLRQATRAADEQHRIGQLAVQLGRSLAPRPPKPDGKVKPRRSRLHRKEVPVMVPKPKVPKLDVIFRMAFGDGATMTPDERRHYEIDMIYQNFCSVQFDHFLRTIGYEPDYELVSEVERRDGPEESFFRQTELIPTVMKRLRLWQQMQALLRQRLIKRISQDLQAVGGT